One window of Deltaproteobacteria bacterium genomic DNA carries:
- the mutY gene encoding A/G-specific adenine glycosylase, translated as MPANNFAPLRRKLLRWYDAQRRDLPWRRTRDPYAIWISETMLQQTQVATVIPYYERFMKAFPTPALLAQAPLKKVLTLWSGLGYYRRAENLQRAAETIAREHGGELPNRYDALRALPGVGDYTAGALMSIAFDQRYPAVDGNVRRVLSRLFALTDEKTLRSQAATLVPHHHPGDFNQALMELGATVCAPSAPSCAACPFEQCCASRRNPSAVSIPGTKKHLHQTRVAWPLAIVWRNGKILLRRRPKDRLLAGMWELPGGELKKRETLQQALGAELRTIDCHNATPRKIGTLRHAITHRNIHAPVFLVTLADHKEIRLPSSNWRWVAPASLHRYPTSSMTAKALKIFTAHEKASL; from the coding sequence ATGCCCGCTAACAATTTCGCGCCGCTGCGCCGCAAGCTACTGCGTTGGTACGACGCCCAACGGCGCGACTTGCCATGGAGACGCACGCGCGATCCCTACGCCATTTGGATCTCCGAGACCATGCTGCAGCAGACCCAGGTGGCGACCGTCATCCCCTATTACGAGCGTTTCATGAAAGCGTTCCCGACTCCGGCGCTGCTGGCACAAGCGCCGCTGAAGAAAGTCCTCACGCTGTGGTCGGGCCTGGGGTACTACCGCCGCGCCGAAAATTTGCAGCGGGCTGCCGAGACCATCGCGCGAGAGCATGGTGGGGAGCTGCCAAATCGTTACGATGCGCTGCGCGCCCTGCCGGGGGTTGGCGACTACACGGCGGGCGCCTTGATGAGCATTGCCTTTGACCAGCGTTATCCAGCCGTCGACGGCAACGTGCGGCGCGTTCTCAGTCGGCTCTTTGCTTTGACCGATGAAAAAACCTTGCGCTCCCAGGCTGCCACGCTCGTGCCGCACCACCACCCCGGCGATTTCAATCAAGCCTTGATGGAATTGGGCGCCACCGTTTGCGCACCCTCGGCGCCCAGCTGCGCGGCCTGTCCGTTTGAGCAATGCTGCGCGTCGCGCCGAAATCCGTCTGCGGTGTCTATTCCCGGTACCAAAAAACACCTGCATCAAACCCGCGTCGCCTGGCCGCTGGCGATTGTCTGGCGCAACGGCAAGATACTCCTGCGCCGCCGCCCAAAAGATCGCTTGCTTGCCGGCATGTGGGAGCTGCCCGGTGGCGAGTTAAAAAAAAGGGAAACCCTGCAGCAGGCTCTGGGCGCCGAGCTTCGTACCATCGATTGCCATAACGCAACGCCGCGCAAAATCGGCACGCTGCGCCACGCGATCACCCATCGCAATATCCACGCGCCGGTTTTTCTCGTGACATTGGCCGATCACAAAGAGATCCGATTGCCGTCATCTAACTGGCGCTGGGTTGCGCCGG